A window of Streptomyces subrutilus contains these coding sequences:
- a CDS encoding MarR family winged helix-turn-helix transcriptional regulator has translation MESTAETGSTGAKARQAEDPLARAELTYLLGMSFQLVLSEFVSRLDAAGYDDLRPVHGLVFQALYGEGATSSELAEKLGVTKQAAGQIVDDLAARGYVERRPHPAGGRRKLVVLTDRALEHLAVAGRLMFEMEGELDERLGSQNRRIPRAELAALIRALANGELPPLRPLW, from the coding sequence ATGGAGTCCACAGCAGAGACCGGAAGCACCGGAGCGAAAGCACGCCAGGCGGAAGACCCGCTGGCCAGGGCCGAGCTGACCTATCTGCTCGGCATGTCCTTCCAGCTCGTCCTGTCCGAATTCGTATCCCGGCTCGACGCGGCGGGCTACGACGACCTGCGGCCCGTGCACGGCCTGGTCTTCCAGGCCCTCTACGGCGAGGGAGCCACCAGCAGCGAGCTCGCGGAGAAGCTCGGCGTCACCAAGCAGGCCGCCGGCCAGATCGTCGACGACCTGGCCGCCCGCGGCTACGTGGAGCGGCGCCCCCACCCGGCGGGCGGCAGGCGCAAACTCGTCGTCCTGACCGACCGGGCGCTGGAGCACCTCGCGGTCGCCGGACGCCTCATGTTCGAGATGGAGGGCGAACTGGACGAACGCCTCGGCTCCCAGAACCGCCGCATCCCCCGAGCCGAACTGGCCGCCCTCATCAGAGCCCTGGCGAACGGCGAACTGCCCCCGCTGCGACCGCTGTGGTGA